In Pedobacter heparinus DSM 2366, the following are encoded in one genomic region:
- a CDS encoding acetyl-CoA C-acyltransferase gives MKEVVIVSAVRTPIGSFGGSLSGFSATQLGAFAIKAAVERAGIKPGDIQEVYMGNVLSAGLGQAPATQAAKFAGLPDVPSTTINKVCASGTKAIMLAAQSIALGQNDIVVAGGMESMSNVPYYLDKARNGYRLGHGQITDGLVKDGLWDVYNDYHMGAAAELCAAECGFSREEQDAFAIGSYKKSQAAQTEGRFNQEIIAVEVKDRKGDTTMVDKDEEPFAVKFDKIPGLKPVFKKDGTVTAANASTLNDGAAALVLMSADKAAALGLKPLAKILAYADAQQAPEWFTTAPAKAIPLALKKAGKSIADVDYFEINEAFSVVSLANNKEMGLNAEKVNINGGAVSMGHPLGASGARIVVTLLSVLAQQHGKIGVAGICNGGGGASAPGNRKHELND, from the coding sequence ATGAAAGAAGTAGTCATTGTTTCTGCTGTAAGAACCCCGATTGGAAGTTTTGGAGGCTCATTATCGGGCTTTTCTGCTACCCAGCTGGGTGCTTTTGCCATTAAAGCAGCTGTTGAAAGGGCAGGGATTAAGCCGGGAGACATCCAGGAGGTTTATATGGGCAATGTGTTATCTGCCGGACTGGGACAGGCGCCCGCCACGCAGGCAGCTAAATTTGCCGGTTTGCCGGATGTACCTTCAACAACAATCAATAAAGTATGTGCATCGGGTACCAAGGCCATTATGCTGGCCGCCCAAAGCATAGCCCTGGGCCAGAACGATATCGTTGTGGCGGGTGGTATGGAAAGCATGAGCAATGTGCCCTATTACCTGGACAAAGCCAGAAATGGTTACCGGCTGGGGCACGGACAAATTACAGACGGACTGGTAAAAGATGGGCTGTGGGACGTATATAACGATTATCACATGGGCGCTGCTGCTGAACTTTGTGCTGCTGAATGTGGCTTTAGCCGCGAAGAGCAAGATGCTTTTGCGATCGGTTCCTACAAAAAATCGCAGGCCGCACAAACAGAGGGCAGGTTTAACCAGGAAATTATTGCTGTAGAAGTGAAAGACCGCAAAGGCGATACTACAATGGTAGATAAGGACGAAGAGCCATTTGCCGTAAAATTTGATAAGATACCTGGCCTTAAACCTGTATTTAAAAAAGATGGTACTGTAACAGCGGCAAATGCGTCGACCTTAAATGATGGCGCTGCTGCACTGGTTTTAATGAGTGCCGATAAAGCTGCAGCACTGGGTTTAAAGCCCCTGGCTAAAATTTTAGCTTATGCCGATGCCCAGCAGGCACCGGAATGGTTTACCACCGCACCGGCAAAAGCCATCCCCCTGGCCTTAAAAAAAGCCGGAAAAAGCATCGCTGATGTTGATTATTTTGAAATCAATGAAGCTTTTTCTGTAGTTTCGTTAGCAAACAATAAAGAAATGGGTTTAAATGCAGAAAAAGTGAACATTAATGGTGGTGCGGTTTCAATGGGACATCCCCTTGGTGCGTCCGGTGCCAGGATTGTGGTTACCCTGCTTTCCGTTTTAGCGCAGCAACATGGCAAAATAGGCGTTGCCGGTATTTGTAATGGCGGCGGCGGTGCCAGTGCCCCTGGTAATAGAAAACATGAACTAAATGATTAA
- a CDS encoding YdeI/OmpD-associated family protein has protein sequence MITFKAEIERFNEMGEKSGWTYVFIPQAIANQLKPDCRKSFRVKGKLDNVDIEGLSFVPMGEGNFIMALNAALRKKLRKEKGAVIELSLEEDKTFKIEMPEDLELCLADEPHLLKNFLKQPKSHQNWYINWLNTAKTEATRTKRIVKIVSAMDKDWDFGTMMRDGKPREEK, from the coding sequence ATGATCACCTTTAAAGCAGAAATAGAACGTTTTAACGAAATGGGGGAGAAATCTGGCTGGACCTATGTTTTTATTCCACAGGCTATAGCAAATCAACTTAAACCGGATTGCAGAAAAAGTTTTCGGGTAAAAGGTAAGCTGGATAACGTGGACATTGAAGGCCTGTCCTTTGTGCCGATGGGCGAAGGCAATTTTATCATGGCCCTAAATGCGGCATTGCGCAAAAAACTGAGGAAAGAGAAGGGCGCCGTAATTGAACTGAGCCTGGAGGAAGATAAGACCTTTAAAATTGAAATGCCGGAAGACCTTGAGCTTTGCCTGGCTGATGAACCGCACCTGCTCAAAAACTTTTTAAAGCAGCCCAAATCACATCAAAACTGGTACATCAACTGGTTAAATACAGCCAAAACCGAAGCTACTCGTACCAAGCGTATTGTAAAGATCGTTTCAGCAATGGATAAAGACTGGGACTTCGGTACCATGATGCGCGATGGTAAACCGCGCGAAGAAAAATAA
- a CDS encoding HD family phosphohydrolase → MVLSVLIITVFLPKQPRFRYEFEKGTIWKNKDLVSPFSFAILKTNPQVTIDKQDALDNVLPIYKLNRELFNAVEEAYLNEFDVKWRTNAFPENERPGYRQSALKLLQDIYNKGIIAINIKHQKSNNPNYDFSLLNNNISKTVNTQDVFTVQSALAYFKNNFKSVNLKIEEVVENLAEDHLQPNIVFDEKLTAVVQNNTVSSLSTTRGMVQKGELIISKDNVIDDEVYQKLLSFKEAYEAQTKTIGDSKLVYLGQILLVGFIVSLLMVFLKLFRKDIFADNRQLSLILLVITTMLLALTWAIKLNLPSIYYIPFCIVPIIIRILFDTRLALYLHLLVVLISGFFVANSFEFVFYQVTSGMVAIYSIRNLIKREQLLLSALFILSAYFVSFLGIALLREGSLTQIEWMNFVPFIVSVLLSLLAYPLIYAFEKMFGITSDVALIELTNTNNKLLRELAFKAPGTFQHSLQVANLAEAAIFKIGGNSLLVRAGALYHDIGKIENPQYFIENQNTALSPHDKLPYEQSAQIIIKHVHKGIEITRRHQLPESVIDFIRTHHGNTRVDYFYQSFLKNSPEKFVDENIFRYPGPIPFSKETGVLMLADSVEAASRSLKNPDAQSINDLVERIIDYKLEQNQLDNCDITLKDLETIKLIFKTMLMSIYHVRIDYQQTL, encoded by the coding sequence ATGGTGCTTTCAGTGCTCATCATAACGGTTTTTTTGCCTAAACAACCGCGTTTCAGGTATGAGTTTGAGAAAGGTACGATCTGGAAGAACAAAGACCTGGTATCGCCCTTTAGTTTTGCCATTTTAAAAACAAATCCACAGGTTACCATTGATAAACAGGATGCATTGGACAATGTTTTGCCAATTTATAAGTTAAACAGAGAACTTTTTAACGCGGTAGAAGAGGCGTATCTGAATGAATTTGATGTGAAATGGAGGACCAATGCCTTCCCTGAAAATGAAAGACCAGGCTACAGGCAAAGCGCTTTGAAGCTGTTACAGGATATTTATAACAAAGGGATTATTGCCATCAACATAAAACACCAGAAAAGCAATAACCCCAATTACGATTTTTCTTTGCTGAACAACAACATCAGCAAGACGGTAAACACCCAGGACGTTTTTACGGTACAGAGCGCGCTGGCCTATTTTAAAAATAACTTTAAATCGGTTAACCTGAAAATTGAGGAAGTGGTAGAGAACCTGGCGGAGGATCATTTACAGCCCAATATTGTTTTTGATGAAAAGCTGACTGCTGTGGTGCAGAACAACACGGTAAGCAGCCTGTCTACCACCAGGGGGATGGTGCAAAAGGGCGAGCTGATCATTTCCAAGGACAATGTGATTGACGATGAGGTATATCAAAAACTGCTTTCCTTTAAAGAGGCCTATGAGGCCCAGACCAAAACTATAGGCGACAGTAAACTGGTTTATCTGGGCCAGATCTTGCTGGTGGGCTTTATCGTGAGCCTGCTGATGGTGTTTCTTAAGCTGTTCAGAAAGGATATTTTTGCCGATAACCGGCAGCTGTCACTGATCCTGCTGGTGATTACCACGATGCTTTTGGCCTTAACCTGGGCCATTAAACTCAATCTGCCGAGTATTTATTATATACCGTTCTGTATTGTCCCCATCATTATCCGTATCCTGTTTGATACCCGGCTTGCGCTTTACCTGCATTTGCTGGTGGTGCTCATTTCAGGTTTTTTTGTGGCCAACAGCTTTGAGTTTGTTTTTTATCAGGTTACCTCGGGCATGGTCGCCATTTACAGTATCAGAAATTTAATTAAGCGCGAGCAATTGCTGTTGTCTGCTTTATTTATCCTTTCGGCTTACTTTGTTTCTTTCCTGGGTATAGCTTTACTAAGGGAAGGATCACTGACCCAGATAGAATGGATGAATTTTGTGCCATTTATTGTAAGTGTCCTGCTTTCGCTGCTGGCATACCCGCTTATTTATGCCTTTGAAAAGATGTTTGGCATTACTTCGGATGTGGCCCTGATTGAGCTGACCAATACCAATAACAAGCTGCTGCGGGAGCTGGCTTTTAAAGCACCAGGTACTTTTCAGCATTCCCTGCAGGTGGCCAACCTGGCCGAGGCAGCCATTTTTAAAATAGGGGGCAATTCATTGCTGGTAAGGGCAGGGGCACTGTACCATGATATCGGTAAGATAGAGAACCCGCAGTATTTTATAGAAAACCAGAATACCGCTTTGAGTCCGCACGATAAGCTGCCTTACGAGCAGAGTGCCCAGATCATCATTAAACACGTGCATAAGGGCATAGAAATTACCCGCAGGCACCAGCTGCCGGAGAGTGTGATTGATTTTATACGGACACACCATGGCAATACGCGGGTAGATTATTTTTATCAGTCGTTCTTAAAGAACTCGCCTGAAAAATTTGTAGATGAGAACATTTTCAGGTACCCGGGGCCTATCCCGTTTTCTAAAGAAACAGGGGTGCTGATGCTGGCCGATTCGGTAGAAGCAGCTTCAAGGAGCCTGAAAAATCCGGATGCCCAAAGTATAAATGACCTTGTTGAAAGGATCATAGATTATAAACTGGAGCAAAACCAGTTGGACAATTGCGATATTACATTAAAAGATCTGGAAACTATAAAGCTGATATTCAAGACAATGCTGATGAGCATTTATCATGTGCGTATAGATTATCAGCAAACTCTGTAA
- a CDS encoding polyprenol monophosphomannose synthase, translating into MSDSLVIIPTFNEKENIEKIIRKVFSLNYFFEILIIDDGSPDGTADIVKKLQLEYPALHLEQRTGKLGLGTAYIHGFKWALARPQYAYIFEMDADFSHSPEDLVRLRNACVNGADVAIGSRYINGVNVVNWPMSRVLMSYFASMYVRMITRINIQDATAGFKCYTRKVLATIPLDKIRFVGYAFQIEMKFTALKYGFKVVEVPIIFTDRTEGVSKMSTRIFREAFLGVIQMKVSSWFRKYDRS; encoded by the coding sequence GTGTCAGACAGCCTGGTTATTATTCCCACTTTCAACGAAAAAGAAAACATCGAGAAGATCATCAGAAAGGTTTTTTCATTGAATTACTTTTTTGAGATCTTAATTATCGACGATGGTTCTCCCGATGGTACGGCTGATATTGTAAAAAAACTACAGCTGGAATATCCTGCACTTCACCTGGAACAGCGTACCGGAAAGTTGGGGCTGGGCACAGCCTATATCCATGGTTTTAAATGGGCTTTGGCGCGGCCGCAATATGCCTATATTTTTGAAATGGACGCTGATTTTTCGCATAGCCCGGAAGACCTGGTCCGTTTAAGAAATGCTTGTGTAAATGGGGCTGATGTGGCCATAGGCTCCCGCTATATCAACGGTGTTAACGTAGTGAACTGGCCAATGAGCAGGGTACTGATGTCGTATTTTGCTTCTATGTATGTCCGGATGATCACCCGTATCAACATACAGGATGCCACTGCGGGCTTTAAATGCTATACGCGTAAAGTTCTGGCTACCATACCATTGGACAAAATCAGGTTTGTAGGCTATGCCTTTCAGATAGAGATGAAATTTACTGCTTTAAAATATGGTTTTAAAGTAGTAGAGGTTCCTATCATCTTTACTGACCGTACCGAGGGGGTCTCAAAAATGAGTACCAGGATATTCAGGGAAGCATTTTTGGGGGTGATCCAGATGAAGGTCTCGAGCTGGTTCAGAAAGTACGACCGCTCCTGA
- a CDS encoding peptide MFS transporter — MAEQLTLEEIQDFKGKYPKQLWALFLVEMWERFCFYGMRGMLVIFMIDKVLGLALTDKSANLQYAAIQAFVYTFTFLGGIFADKVLGFRKSLFFGGMVMVLGNLIIATSPKELFYIGITLSIIGTGFFKPNVSSMVGELYKDGDGRRDAGYGLFYAGINVGGLLGGALCVYLGKYVSWNYAFLAAAVVMALGLVTFIFTQKTLGPIGDSPLKHMPLNKRRMREIGVYLLSLISIPLILIMVQNTRYTDYFMYTIAPVAIIYFLYETYTVKDHKFRLKLFAAFIFIFFYFLFNAIFEQSGGSLSLFAAENLNHSLLFFNIDPNVVNNSSNSFFVILFSPLIGLLWLWLAKKKIEPNSIIKFGIGFLFLGASFYIFFYTRFFADSNGITSLNLFTFGYLVTTLGELCLGPIGMSLVTQLSPKRLTGMMMGMWFLASAFGQFAAGKLGADMSVSDEHASLVTKLQSYTDGYYQLAIYAAVAGVFLIVFSPLIKKLMQGVS, encoded by the coding sequence ATGGCCGAACAATTGACATTAGAAGAAATCCAGGATTTTAAGGGCAAATACCCTAAACAACTCTGGGCGCTGTTCCTTGTAGAAATGTGGGAACGTTTCTGCTTTTACGGGATGCGGGGAATGCTGGTCATATTTATGATCGACAAGGTGCTTGGCCTGGCACTTACAGACAAGAGTGCCAACCTGCAATATGCGGCCATACAGGCCTTTGTGTATACCTTTACCTTTCTGGGTGGTATTTTTGCCGACAAAGTGCTTGGCTTCAGAAAATCACTGTTCTTTGGTGGAATGGTGATGGTGCTTGGCAACCTGATCATCGCCACATCGCCTAAAGAGCTTTTCTATATCGGCATTACGCTTTCCATTATCGGGACCGGCTTTTTTAAGCCCAATGTTTCTTCAATGGTAGGCGAATTGTATAAAGATGGTGATGGCCGCAGGGATGCCGGTTATGGTTTGTTCTATGCTGGCATAAATGTAGGCGGTTTACTGGGTGGTGCTTTATGTGTATACCTGGGTAAGTACGTTTCCTGGAATTATGCTTTCCTGGCAGCGGCCGTTGTCATGGCGCTGGGACTGGTTACCTTTATTTTTACCCAGAAAACCCTGGGCCCTATCGGTGATTCTCCTTTAAAGCATATGCCGCTAAATAAAAGAAGGATGCGTGAAATCGGTGTTTACCTTCTTTCGCTGATCTCTATACCACTGATCCTGATCATGGTGCAAAACACCAGGTACACGGATTATTTCATGTATACCATTGCACCTGTTGCGATTATTTATTTTTTGTACGAAACCTATACGGTTAAAGACCATAAGTTCAGGCTAAAACTCTTTGCAGCCTTTATATTTATCTTCTTTTACTTTCTGTTCAATGCCATTTTTGAGCAAAGTGGTGGTTCTTTATCGCTTTTTGCGGCCGAGAATTTAAACCATAGCCTCCTTTTCTTTAACATCGACCCCAATGTGGTCAACAACAGCTCCAATTCTTTTTTTGTGATCCTGTTTAGTCCTTTAATTGGTTTGTTATGGTTATGGCTGGCCAAAAAGAAGATAGAGCCCAACTCGATCATCAAATTTGGTATTGGCTTTCTGTTTCTGGGTGCTTCTTTCTATATTTTCTTTTATACCCGTTTCTTTGCCGATTCAAATGGCATAACTTCCTTAAACCTGTTTACTTTTGGTTACCTGGTAACCACACTGGGCGAGCTGTGTTTAGGGCCTATCGGCATGTCGCTGGTTACCCAGCTTTCACCCAAGCGCTTAACAGGGATGATGATGGGCATGTGGTTCCTGGCCAGTGCATTCGGACAGTTTGCTGCTGGTAAACTGGGTGCCGATATGTCGGTAAGTGACGAGCATGCCTCTTTGGTTACCAAACTGCAATCGTACACGGATGGATACTACCAGCTGGCCATTTATGCTGCTGTTGCCGGTGTATTTTTAATTGTATTCTCACCTTTGATCAAAAAACTGATGCAGGGCGTCAGTTAA
- a CDS encoding peptide MFS transporter, protein MNTQNLDTPNNFFENKVLGHPAGLFVLFFTEMWERFSYYGMRALLVLFLISNLDKGGWHWPEENALALYGTYTSLVYLTTIMGGYLADKYLGYRWAVVIGACLMTMGHASMAVETPTFLYLGIGFLIFGNGFFKPNMTSIVSYIYKDHPEKKDGAYTIFYMGVNAGAFLGIMLCGYIGETVSWSWGFGLAGIFMFFGMLQFYFTQGIFGDVGKRPTAEDNLKKASNDDGDKRVPFTNLDLTLIVVSLLLGLVWILNDPYSKISGNNLLDFTALGLSGPSFTIISGVIIFLVLLISRILRYTKVTRDRLIAVTIFAFFTVFFWASFEQAGGSMTIFADKYTQRDFSGSAAATFKIINTLLTVVPLGIITFVLWKLFTQTFKKFAVGNMILGTSFVVIWAVVIWMLNNEFQKETTTVAASWFGILNSFFIISFAPLVSKIWESKYNPPAAFKYGLGMTLLGLGFASLAYGASAITGPDASIKVSMVWLIFAYLFHTLGELCLSPVGLSYVSKLVPARMIGVMFGIWYLAIAIGNKTAGAMGGMINEITHKYSLSTFFLIFTLVPVGLGILVMLLHPLLKRLMHGVR, encoded by the coding sequence ATGAATACACAAAATTTGGACACACCAAATAACTTTTTCGAGAATAAGGTACTCGGACATCCGGCTGGATTGTTTGTCCTTTTCTTTACCGAGATGTGGGAACGGTTTTCTTATTATGGCATGCGGGCCTTGCTGGTGCTGTTCTTAATTTCAAACCTGGATAAAGGTGGCTGGCACTGGCCGGAAGAGAATGCACTGGCTTTATATGGCACTTATACCTCACTGGTGTACCTGACCACCATTATGGGTGGCTACCTGGCCGACAAATACCTGGGCTACCGCTGGGCTGTAGTTATTGGTGCCTGTCTGATGACCATGGGCCATGCCAGTATGGCGGTAGAAACACCGACGTTCTTGTACCTGGGCATCGGTTTCCTGATTTTTGGAAACGGCTTTTTCAAGCCCAACATGACCTCTATTGTTTCTTATATCTATAAAGACCATCCTGAAAAGAAAGATGGTGCCTATACCATTTTTTATATGGGTGTAAATGCAGGTGCATTTCTGGGCATTATGCTGTGTGGTTACATCGGCGAAACGGTGAGCTGGAGCTGGGGATTTGGTCTTGCGGGTATTTTCATGTTTTTTGGTATGCTGCAGTTCTATTTTACCCAGGGTATTTTTGGCGATGTGGGTAAAAGACCTACAGCTGAAGATAACCTTAAAAAGGCCAGCAACGATGATGGCGACAAAAGGGTACCTTTCACTAATCTTGACCTGACTTTAATTGTGGTTTCTTTGTTACTGGGCCTGGTATGGATCCTGAACGATCCTTATTCTAAGATCAGCGGCAACAATTTACTTGATTTTACGGCACTGGGCTTATCCGGACCAAGCTTTACCATTATCAGTGGTGTAATCATATTTTTAGTTTTACTGATCAGCAGGATCCTGCGTTACACTAAAGTAACCAGGGACCGTTTAATTGCCGTAACCATATTTGCTTTCTTTACGGTATTCTTCTGGGCCTCTTTTGAGCAGGCTGGTGGTTCTATGACCATCTTTGCCGATAAATATACACAGCGTGATTTTTCCGGCAGCGCAGCTGCCACCTTTAAGATCATCAATACCCTGCTAACAGTAGTACCGCTTGGCATCATCACGTTTGTACTGTGGAAACTGTTTACCCAGACTTTTAAAAAGTTTGCTGTTGGAAATATGATCCTGGGAACCAGTTTTGTGGTGATCTGGGCTGTAGTGATCTGGATGCTGAACAATGAGTTCCAGAAAGAGACCACTACTGTAGCCGCTTCCTGGTTTGGTATTTTAAACTCCTTTTTTATCATTTCTTTTGCACCCCTGGTCTCAAAGATCTGGGAAAGCAAATACAATCCGCCTGCAGCATTTAAATACGGACTGGGCATGACCCTGCTGGGTCTGGGCTTTGCCTCTCTGGCCTATGGTGCGTCGGCCATTACAGGTCCCGATGCCTCTATAAAAGTGAGCATGGTCTGGCTTATCTTTGCTTATCTTTTCCATACACTGGGCGAATTGTGCCTGTCACCTGTGGGCTTATCTTATGTCAGTAAACTGGTGCCTGCAAGGATGATCGGTGTGATGTTCGGCATCTGGTACCTGGCCATTGCCATTGGCAATAAAACGGCAGGTGCAATGGGTGGTATGATCAATGAAATTACCCATAAATATTCGCTTTCCACATTTTTCCTGATCTTTACCCTGGTGCCGGTTGGCCTGGGTATCCTGGTGATGTTGTTACATCCCCTGCTTAAACGGTTAATGCACGGTGTCAGATAA
- a CDS encoding PA2169 family four-helix-bundle protein — protein MKTTTILNELIEINNDRIEGFQKAALDIKDENIDLKAIFQEYSTQSRKFSQELVALVAGLGEEVETGNTIAGTLHRAWIDVKSLFGGDDRLSILNEAERGEDAIKAAYQLALQKGELGGEALSTVSRQAEEIKSAHDAIKALRDAAKLTS, from the coding sequence ATGAAAACGACAACAATTTTAAATGAGCTGATCGAAATTAATAATGACCGCATTGAAGGTTTCCAGAAAGCGGCTTTAGACATTAAAGATGAAAATATTGATTTGAAAGCAATATTCCAGGAGTACAGTACCCAGAGCAGAAAATTCAGCCAGGAACTGGTTGCATTGGTAGCGGGGCTTGGTGAAGAGGTAGAAACGGGCAACACCATTGCCGGTACTTTGCACCGGGCCTGGATAGATGTGAAGTCGTTATTTGGCGGAGATGACCGGTTGAGCATTCTCAATGAAGCAGAACGTGGGGAAGATGCGATCAAGGCCGCTTATCAGCTGGCTTTGCAAAAAGGAGAATTGGGGGGCGAAGCTTTGTCGACTGTAAGCCGGCAGGCTGAAGAGATCAAATCTGCGCATGATGCGATCAAGGCTTTGCGTGATGCTGCAAAACTGACCAGCTAA
- a CDS encoding Hsp20/alpha crystallin family protein, with amino-acid sequence MTLVKFNPQKNNTLMPGFNDVFDSIFNDTFFADRMVTRVPAANISESGDHYHVELAAPGLKKEDFKISLERNVLNISVEKRTEDKQEQRNYAKREYSYSSFVRSFTLPESADENGIQASYNEGILAIDIPKREEAKAVSRQIEIK; translated from the coding sequence ATGACACTGGTTAAATTTAATCCACAAAAAAACAACACATTAATGCCGGGCTTTAATGATGTTTTTGATTCTATTTTCAATGATACTTTCTTTGCCGACCGTATGGTAACCAGGGTACCTGCGGCCAACATCAGTGAATCGGGGGACCACTATCACGTTGAACTGGCTGCTCCGGGACTTAAAAAAGAAGATTTCAAAATCAGTCTTGAACGGAATGTGCTGAATATTTCTGTAGAGAAGCGCACAGAAGATAAGCAGGAGCAAAGAAACTATGCCAAGCGGGAATATAGTTATAGCTCTTTTGTCCGTTCATTTACCTTACCTGAAAGTGCAGATGAAAACGGCATACAGGCAAGCTATAACGAAGGTATATTGGCTATTGATATCCCTAAAAGGGAAGAGGCAAAGGCAGTAAGCCGTCAGATAGAGATTAAATAA
- a CDS encoding ankyrin repeat domain-containing protein — MTNYPQILIDIETHNVSGIQHYFKNGGSPNDVLNNLPLFTTMVEMYSRGPKFHFCIQAFINAGLQFEDEALLAVLADDAIKLENILKRDHSYIRKTYTLFRNTYTSLIGGTLMHFCAEYNSIGCAQVLLSYGADVNAKAALDEFGFGGHTPIFHTVNQNGNSSADMLYFLLENEADLTLTLKGLIWAKGYEWETFVPAVNPISYAMMGSLPQFQRKEETIAGIVSLLIKQAYGIEYTPPNVPNSYLSKG, encoded by the coding sequence ATGACCAACTATCCACAAATCCTGATCGATATCGAAACCCACAACGTCAGCGGTATCCAACATTATTTCAAAAATGGAGGCAGTCCGAATGACGTGCTGAACAACCTGCCCCTATTCACCACCATGGTAGAAATGTATAGCCGCGGGCCAAAATTTCACTTTTGCATACAGGCATTTATAAACGCGGGGCTCCAATTTGAAGACGAAGCCTTGCTGGCGGTTCTGGCGGACGATGCAATCAAGCTTGAAAATATCCTAAAGCGAGACCATAGTTACATACGAAAAACATATACGCTGTTCCGTAACACCTATACCTCCCTGATAGGTGGCACGCTAATGCATTTTTGTGCAGAATACAATAGTATCGGTTGTGCTCAGGTATTGTTATCCTACGGAGCAGATGTGAATGCTAAAGCAGCGCTGGATGAGTTTGGTTTCGGGGGGCATACACCCATTTTTCATACGGTGAATCAAAATGGCAACAGTTCGGCCGACATGCTATATTTTCTATTGGAAAATGAAGCCGATCTGACCCTTACCCTAAAAGGACTGATCTGGGCCAAAGGCTATGAATGGGAAACCTTTGTTCCTGCCGTCAACCCTATAAGTTATGCTATGATGGGCTCATTGCCGCAATTTCAACGGAAAGAAGAAACCATCGCCGGCATAGTATCTTTACTGATAAAGCAGGCTTATGGTATCGAATATACACCACCAAATGTACCCAATTCCTATCTGTCGAAAGGCTAA
- a CDS encoding TIGR02757 family protein, translating into MEFLELKDFLDMKVAQYNRPNFIQNDPICIPHQFTKKQDIEIAAFFAAILAWGQRKTIINKCNELFARMDHAPYDFMRHHGNADLKGLLGFKHRTFNDTDLLYFVSFFNQHYQQSDSLETAFLSPADEFRTEYTADMTSGTVPLVSGSASAACLLPELSSAVPRIEKSLNYFRSYFFSLADYPRRTIKHVSSPLQKSTCKRLNMFLRWMVRQDHKGVDFGIWNRLKPADLICPCDVHVDRVARKLGLIERKQTDWKTAVELTARLLEFDPSDPVKYDFALFGLGVEEKF; encoded by the coding sequence TTGGAATTTTTAGAACTTAAAGATTTTTTGGACATGAAGGTGGCGCAGTACAACCGCCCTAACTTTATTCAAAACGATCCGATCTGCATTCCGCACCAGTTCACTAAAAAACAGGATATAGAAATTGCCGCATTTTTTGCGGCAATTTTGGCTTGGGGACAGCGCAAAACCATCATCAATAAATGCAATGAACTCTTTGCAAGAATGGACCATGCGCCTTACGACTTTATGCGCCATCATGGCAATGCTGATCTGAAAGGGCTTCTGGGCTTTAAGCACCGGACTTTTAACGATACCGACCTGCTGTATTTTGTGTCCTTCTTTAACCAGCACTATCAGCAATCGGATAGCCTGGAAACCGCCTTTCTATCGCCTGCAGATGAGTTCAGGACGGAATATACAGCAGATATGACATCAGGAACAGTACCCCTGGTTAGCGGCAGTGCTTCTGCAGCCTGCCTGCTGCCGGAATTGAGCAGTGCTGTGCCGCGAATAGAAAAATCACTCAATTATTTCCGTTCTTATTTTTTCTCTTTGGCAGATTACCCGCGCAGAACGATCAAGCATGTGTCTTCCCCTTTGCAGAAATCTACCTGCAAGCGGCTGAATATGTTTCTGAGATGGATGGTGCGTCAGGATCATAAGGGGGTTGATTTTGGGATATGGAACCGGTTGAAACCTGCCGACCTGATCTGCCCCTGTGATGTGCATGTAGACAGGGTGGCGCGGAAGCTTGGACTTATTGAACGTAAACAGACAGATTGGAAAACGGCAGTGGAGCTGACGGCACGCCTGCTGGAGTTTGATCCTTCAGACCCGGTTAAGTATGATTTTGCTTTGTTTGGCTTAGGGGTTGAAGAGAAGTTTTAA